The segment TTTACATTTGTAATTGTTCCACCTGTTATTGATCCATTAGGTACGATTAGTTTTTGATTATCTCCAGTTTTTAAAATTGTATTGAAAATTGTTACCTCTTCAACTGTTCCACTAACACCTGCTGCATTAATAAAATCTCCAACTTTAAATGGTCTAAATAAAATAATCATTACACCTGATGCAAAATTCCCTAAAGAATCTTTTAATGCTAAACCAATAGCTAAACCAGCTGCACCTAAGATTGCAAAGAATGATGTAGTATCAACACCTAATTGTTTTAAAGCAGTTAAAACAACCATTACAACTAAAATGTAATAAATAATATCATCTAAAAATTTAGCAAGAGTTTCATCAATCTTACTATTTTTCATCATTAATTTAAAAGCAATATCTGCAACTTTTCTTGCTACCCATTTACCAATAACAAATATAACTATTGCCATTGCAACATTTAAAGCATAAACACCAATCATATCTGAAACAGTTTCAACACTATTCATATGTACTCCTAATAATTTTATTAATTATAGCTAAAAACTATAATAAGTTATTTAAGTTTTTCTTCTATTTTTGATACAACTTCATCAAGACTAACATCTTCTTTTTCTAATGTTCGTCTATCAACAATTTCAACAATACCATCTTTTAGTTTCTTACCAATTACAACGGCATAAGGGAATCCAAGAAGCTCAAAGTCTCCCATTTTAAAACCAAATCTTTCTTTAGTTCTATCATCAATAATTGTATCAATTCCTGCATCTTTTAAGGCTTCATAGATTTTCATTCCAGCTTCAAGTTCATCATCTTTTTTAGCATTTGAAACAATAACATCAACTAAATATGGAGCAGTAGCTTTTGTCCAAATACACCCTTTTTCATCGTGATTTTGTTCAATTACAGCTGCAACAAGTCTTGAAACTCCAATTCCATAACATCCCATTTCAAAAGGCTGTGCTTTACCATTTGAATCTAAAAATTTAGCATCCATAGCTTCAGAGTATTTAGTTCCCAATTGGAAAATATGCCCAGCTTCAATCCCTTTTGTATAAGAAAGTTTCCCACCACAACAAGAACATAAATCTCCCTCTTGTACTGCAACTAAATCTTTATATACAATATTTTCCATTGATGTTAAATCTACACCTTTAAAATGGTAGTTTTCTTCATTTGCACCACAAACTAAATTATTATCTTCTGCTAGTTCATTATCAACAAATACTTTAATATTTTCAGGTAAATTTACAATTCCACAATATCCAGCACAAAGTCCAGCTTTAGAAACATCTTCTTCACTTGCATCTTCTAATTCTAATGCATCAACAGCATTGCAAGCTTTTGTCTCTTCAAGTTCATCTGTTCCCCTTACAAAGAAAACTACTACTTCTGAACTTTCTTCAAAAATCGCTTTTTTAATTACTGCTTTCATTGAATAATAAGCATCTGCATTTAAAAAGTTACTTACCTCTTCTATTGTCTTACAATTTGGAGTTTCAACTTTTTCTTGAGAGATTGTTTCTAGTTTCTCTTTTTTATTTGCTTTTCTAGTTGCTGCCTCAATATTTGCACCATAATCACATGAATCACATACAACAATTGTATCTTCACCAGAATTTGCTAAAACATGAAACTCTTTAGATCCACTACCACCAATAGCCCCACTATCAGCTTCAACAACTCTAAATTCTAGTCCTAATCTATTGTAAACATTTTTATATGTTTCTTCCATTAGATTAAATTCTCTTATTAAATCTTCTTTTGAATCATGGAAAGAATAAGCATCTTTCATAAGAAACTCTCTACCTCTCATAAGTCCAAATCTAGGTCTTGCTTCATCTCTAAATTTTGTATAGATTTGATAAAGGTTAATTGGTAAATCTTTATAAGAAGTGATTCTATTTTTTACCATATTTACTACAGCTTCTTCATTTGTAGGAGATAGAA is part of the Arcobacter arenosus genome and harbors:
- a CDS encoding mechanosensitive ion channel family protein translates to MNSVETVSDMIGVYALNVAMAIVIFVIGKWVARKVADIAFKLMMKNSKIDETLAKFLDDIIYYILVVMVVLTALKQLGVDTTSFFAILGAAGLAIGLALKDSLGNFASGVMIILFRPFKVGDFINAAGVSGTVEEVTIFNTILKTGDNQKLIVPNGSITGGTITNVNAKPERRVDLVVGIGYDDDIKKAKEVLTAIIEADERVLKDKGITVAVSELADSSVNFVVRAWVNTPDYWAVKFDLTENIKLTFDKEGISIPYPQQDVHHYNND
- a CDS encoding proline--tRNA ligase; translated protein: MKFSKMFIPTTKETPNDATLPSHQFLVRGGFISQTGAGIYDYMPLGKIVLDKIRAIVKEEMDKSGANEVQFGFVTPLSLWQESGRATTMGNELLRFKDRKNGDYVLSPTNEEAVVNMVKNRITSYKDLPINLYQIYTKFRDEARPRFGLMRGREFLMKDAYSFHDSKEDLIREFNLMEETYKNVYNRLGLEFRVVEADSGAIGGSGSKEFHVLANSGEDTIVVCDSCDYGANIEAATRKANKKEKLETISQEKVETPNCKTIEEVSNFLNADAYYSMKAVIKKAIFEESSEVVVFFVRGTDELEETKACNAVDALELEDASEEDVSKAGLCAGYCGIVNLPENIKVFVDNELAEDNNLVCGANEENYHFKGVDLTSMENIVYKDLVAVQEGDLCSCCGGKLSYTKGIEAGHIFQLGTKYSEAMDAKFLDSNGKAQPFEMGCYGIGVSRLVAAVIEQNHDEKGCIWTKATAPYLVDVIVSNAKKDDELEAGMKIYEALKDAGIDTIIDDRTKERFGFKMGDFELLGFPYAVVIGKKLKDGIVEIVDRRTLEKEDVSLDEVVSKIEEKLK